Proteins encoded within one genomic window of Triticum aestivum cultivar Chinese Spring chromosome 2D, IWGSC CS RefSeq v2.1, whole genome shotgun sequence:
- the LOC123052698 gene encoding glycine-rich RNA-binding protein RZ1C, which translates to MTEKEVGRIFVGGLSWDTTERTLERAFGEFGKVIETQVVTERDTGRSRGFGFVTFLEPRAVDVAIREMHNGELDGRTISVNKAQPRMNSDDGGYGYGGSSYSSGARGGYRGAADIVPAASDDCFKCGRPGHWARECPYSDGGRPGRYSPPSRYGNGAGGRGDRLGGSDRFGNRYVDDRYDGGHYADDRYGGGRDRYPPAADRFSGDRYGGGDRYASAGFARERSYERDGGRTGGSYYRDEPRGTGGYGRGGPRVANGDRYGSGGPARLGASYRDRPAPYDRPTRGARSYDDRY; encoded by the exons ATGACGGAGAAGGAGGTGGGACGGATCTTCGTGGGCGGACTGTCCTGGGACACCACGGAGCGCACGCTGGAGCGAGCTTTCGGCGAGTTCGGCAAGGTCATCGAGACGCAG GTTGTAACAGAAAGAGACACAGGCCGCTCCCGTGGGTTTGGGTTTGTTACATTCTTGGAACCTCGGGCTGTGGATGTTGCGATCCGGGAAATGCACAATGGAGAACTAGATGGTCGGACCATTTCTGTGAACAAAGCTCAACCTAGGATGAACAGTGATGATGGTGGCTATGGATATGGGGGTAGTAGTTACTCATCTGGTGCTAGAGGTGGATATCGTGGTGCAGCTGACATAGTACCCGCTGCAAGTGATGATTGCTTTAAGTGTGGACGCCCTGGACACTGGGCTCGTGAATGTCCTTATTCTGATGGAGGCAGGCCTGGAAGGTACTCTCCCCCATCCAGGTATGGCAATGGCGCTGGTGGGCGTGGTGACCGCCTTGGAGGATCAGACCGTTTTGGTAATCGCTATGTTGATGATCGTTATGATGGTGGCCACTATGCTGATGATCGTTATGGTGGTGGGCGCGATCGCTATCCTCCAGCTGCTGATCGTTTTTCTGGCGACAGATATGGTGGTGGTGATCGTTATGCATCAGCTGGCTTTGCCAGGGAAAGAAGCTATGAGAGAGATGGAGGGCGGACAGGTGGAAGTTATTACCGTGATGAACCTAGAGGCACTGGTGGTTATGGCAGGGGTGGTCCACGTGTGGCGAATGGTGACAGATATGGGAGTGGTGGACCTGCTCGCCTTGGCGCAAGTTACCGAGATAGGCCTGCTCCCTATGATCGTCCCACTCGGGGTGCTCGCTCATATGATGACCGCTACTGA